The segment TTATTAGTGCTTATGTTAGAAATGAGCCATGCACGGTGAATTCCACGATTTTGAAAACCGTGGTCAAGGGGTCAGTCATTAAAGTTATCGGTGAAACCGACGGTTGGTATAAAGTGGAATTGGCTGACGGAACAGTTGGTTGGGTTGGGCAAGTTTTGATGCAAATTACAAGCAAGGCTCTGACAAACACCTCGGGAACAACAAGCGGAACTTCTGGCAGCTCGGCCTCTACGGCAAGTTTGGCGAAATATTTGGGATATATTTTCTTGGCCGTGGAAAAACATGGCGAGGCATACTACTATTATCCGGTAAATCAAAAAGGATATTACCTGGGGAGGCCGGCCGATGCGTTTAATGTGATGCGGACGTTGGGACTCGGCGCCACACACGAATTTATCCAGAACACAACTTATTTCCCATCGCACGTTGTCGGAAGAATTTTACTTGACGTCCAATCGCACGGCGAAGCTTACTACATTTATCCAAAAGACAGAAAAAAATATTATCTTGGCCGGCCGGATGACGCGTTTAGAATTATGAGAGAGTTAGGTTTAGGGATTAGCAATACGAACTTGACGGCGCTGCCGCTCGCGCAATAAAATTATACCCCGGATTAATTTCCGGGGTTTTGGTATAAATTTATCAAGAAGGGGGTGAATTTATGAATTGGAAAAAAGCCATTGGTTTTGGCGCTCTTCTTTGGGTGCTAATGTTTGTCATAGTTTGTATTTTTATTGGTTTTAAAGTTCCTGAATCAACTTGGCTAAACATTGGATACGCTATTATTGCCGGCATTATCTCTTTCATTTTGGCTGGTTACGTTAAGCCAAAAAGTTATGGTTTAGCTTTGGGTTACGGCATTTCATGGCTCGTGGTTGGCGTGATTTTGGATGCCATTGTCACGATGCGATTTAACCCGGCGATTTTTTCTTCCTGGACGCTTTGGCTCGGCTATGGTCTTGCTATCGTAGCGATTCTTTTGCGGGTTAAAAAAGTTCCGACAATGATCGCACCGCCTCCACCACCGCAAGTGTAAAATATATTTAGTCGCGACTAAATACTCGCCCAAAGGCGGGTATTTTGTTTGCGGAAATTTTTTATTTATGATAGGACAGATTAAAGCCCTGGGCGAATAGGCGCCTAGCGGTTACAAGAGGGAGGGCGTGATGGAGGAGAGGAAAGTCGGCTGGGGAGACCGGGTATTAAAACCGATCGTCAAGCGAATCCCATCCTGGATCAAGCCCAATCACTTGACCTACGTTCGCGCTGCGATGGTTGCGCCCGTGGTCGCCTGCCTTTGGTATGGCTTGAACATTCTAGCGGTGGTTTTTCTTTCTGTAGCCGTGTTGCTGGACGCGTTGGACGGCGCCATGGCACGAATCCGAAATCACCAGACTTCAAATGGCGAGTGGCTCGACGCTTACGCTGACAAGCTGCTTATCGTTGGATTGCTTCTGAGCTATGGCTGGGATCACTTCCCGCCAGTGCTCATCTGGCTCGTCTTCACGGTTGAAATTGTCCTTTGCCTTGGCCGGCCAATTAAAATCCAGCTCGGCAAATCGGGCAAGGCCAACGTTTTCGGCAAGATCAAGATGTGGCTACAGAGCGCGGCTGTCATTGGACTTGCGGCGCATGCCGACTGGACGCTTGTCGTTGCCAACGTCGCTCTTTGGGCGGCGCTTGGTTTCGCCGCGTTGAGTCTCGCTGGCCACATTTGGGACATTGCCGCATGAAGTCAGTTAGCCGCTGGGCAAGGAGAACCTGGGCGGTTCATCCCGTATTTTGTCCTCGGACAGGGTACGGGATTTTTTTATTTATTAATCTGTGGTAAAATAACAATAAGAGAATTTAGCTAAATTCTATAATATTTAATTGAGAATTTTATGGGCAAAAACACATTCATGAAGGGTGCGCTCCTCGGGGCCCTTATTGGCACGGCTGTCGCACTTTTCACAACTAAAAAAACCGGTAAACAAAGGCAGGAAGAATTTAAAAAAGCGCACCCGGAACTTTCCGCTAAAATTTTAGAAGCGGTTGGAAAAATGAAAGTGATGAGTAAAGAAAAGTATGATGAAATTGTGGAAAAGGCGGTTATGGAATATGGCAAAAGAAAGAATTTGGCAAAGACCCAAGTTGCGGCAGTTATAAAAGATCTGAAGGCAAAGTGGAGCGACGTCAAAAAACAGTTGAAGTAATTTTAAAAAGTAAGTCTGGGATTTAACCGGGCTTATTTTTTTATTTTTTTAATATTTTTAGCGGAAACAAACTTCCCCCTTGACTTCAGCGGGGATTGACAAAAATGGTAAAAAGATATAAGCTTTAAACATAAATTAGGCTAAAACAAAGCTTCATTTTGAATTTTCGGGAAATTTATTTTATGAAGATAAAAGATAAGACAAAGTATAGAATATTGGAAATTATTCCAGGCGCACTCGTCTGGGTTACTTTTATTTTGGCAATTTTACTTTCTTTCTGGAAGCCGCTTTGGGTAATTTATTTTGTCATAGTTTTTTGTATTTATTGGCTTTTTCGCGTGCTTTATTTTGTTTTCTACATGGCGATTTCTTGGCGGCGTTTTAAAAAAGACGTGGGAACAAACTGGCGGGAAAAAGTTCAAAAATTGCCAGACTGGCAGAATTATTATCATCTAATAGTTTTACCGACGTCCAAAGAACCGATTGAGGTTTTGCGTTCCACTTTTGAAAATTTGGAAAACTCACATTATGCTTTGGATAAAATGATTGTGGTTTTTTCCGGAGAAGAAAGAAATAAAGAAATTTTTTCGCAGAATGCTGAAATAATTAAAAAAGAATTCGGCGATAAATTTTATCAGTTGCTTATTACCATGCACCCGGATAATTTGGTTGGAGAAATCAAGGGTAAGGGGGCAAACGCGCACTGGGCTGGATTTAAAGCCAAGGAATTGATTGATGAACTTAAAATTCCTTACGAAAAAATTGTTGTCTCTTATTTTGACAGCGATACCTGCGTACATCCAGAATACTTTGCTTGCTTGGCGTATAAATATATTACTCATCCTAAACGTGAGCACGCGGCTTTTCAGCCGGTGGCGCTTTATAATAACAATATTTGGGACTCAATGTCTCTGATGCGCGTCGCGGCCTTTGGTACAACCTTTTGGCTTTTAACTGAACTCGCGAAACCCGATAGACTTTTTACTTTTTCTTCGCACAGCATTGCCTTCAAGGCGCTTGTTGATGTTGATTTTTGGCAGAAAGATGTTGTGACCGACGACTCAAGAATTTTTTTGCAATGTTTCATCCGTTATGGCGGAGATTTTGAAGTGGTGCCGATGTATGTCCCTGTTTCCATGGATACGGTTATGGCAGAAACGCCTTGGCGGAGCTTAGTTAATCTTTATAAACAGCAGCGGCGTTGGGCTTGGGGAGTGGAGCATTTTCCTTACATGGTTTGGCATTTTTCCCGCGGAACTTTAAAAACCGACAAGGGAGAAATTTCGGTTCCTAGAATTCCTTTTTGGAAAAGAGTTAAATATCTCTGGAATTTAGGAGAGGGAATGTATTCCTGGGCAACCGCGCCGATCTTGATGTTTGTTTTAAGTAAATTACCGCTTTGGGTCGGAAAAGATGAAATTGGAACGACGGCATTTTTTCAAACCGCACCTCTTGTTTTAAAGTGGCTTTTGACCGCGGCAATGCTGGGCATGGTTGTTTCGGCAATTTTATTTTTATTTTTATTGCCGCCTCGACCAAAAAACCAAAGCCCGTTTAAATTTGTCATTATGCTTGTGCAGTGGGCATTGCTTCCGGTGTCTTTAATTTTGTTTGGCGCAATTCCGGCTGTTGAAGCGCAGACAAGATTGATGCTCGGAAAGTATTTGGGTTTTTGGGTAACGGAAAAAGCGAGAAAGTAATTATGAAAGTTTCTATAAATTTAGTAACCTGGAACGGGAAAAAGTATTTACCACATTGCCTGGATTCGATTGCTAAACAAACTTTCCGCGATTTTTCATTATTTATTTTGGACAATGGTTCAACTGACGGCACAGTAGAATATTTGAAAAATTCCTTATTGCCCGTTACCAACTGTCGACTGGAGTTTAATGAAGAAAATATCGGGTTTGCCGCCGGCCACAACCAGGCGATCCGCACGACAGAGGGTGATTATGTTTTAATGTTGAATCAGGATATAATTTTGGAGCCAAATTTTTTGGAAGAAATAATTAAATTTTTAGATAATAATAAAGAGGTGGCGGCTGTAACAGGAAAACTTTTGTATTGGGATTTTGCCAATAACCAAAAAACAGATTTGATTGATTCTGTCGGCATAAAAATTTTTAAAAATCATCGGGCGATTGAACTTGGGGCAGGGGAAATGGATTTGGAAGAATGGAGCGCGCCGCGGGAAGTGTTTGGTATATCTGGGGCAGCACCAGTTTATCGGAGGTCGGCTCTGAGCGAAGTGGCAATTAACGGTGAAATTTTTGATGAAGATTTTTTTAGTTATAAAGAAGATCTGGATCTTGCATATCGATTGCGGCTTGCCGGTTTTAAAGCGTGGTTAATACCCACGGCCAGAGGCTACCATGACAGATCCGCGAGGAGCATAGCTAAAACAGATTTTGCAGTAGTAAAAGCGCGAAAAAGTAAATCGTCTTTTGTTAATTATCACTCCTATAAAAATCATTTGTTTTTTCTTCTGAAAGATGTCCCGGTGGGAGTGTGGTGGCGCTACGGTTATCTAATAAAATGGTATGAATTTAAAAAATTTATTTATCTTTTAATTTTTGAAACGAGAACACTTGGGAGTTTGGGGGAGTTTTTCAAGAAATTTTCCAGGATGTGGAAAAAAAGAAAATGGATTATGAAAAATAAAAAGGCGGATATGGCGGAAATAAAAAAATGGTTTTCTTAAAATATGGACTTATCAATCATCATTTTAAATTACAAAGCGCGAGGACTCCTAAAGGAATGTCTAAAGGGCATTGAAATGGTTCAGCCGAAATTGGATTATGAAATTATTGTGGTTGATAATGCCTCGGGCGATGGAACAGCCGCGATGATGCGCGAAAATTTTCCGGATATTAATTTTATCTCTTCGGAAGAAAATTTGGGGTATGCCAAGGGAAATAATTTGGGAATACAAAAGGCAAGCGGTCGTTATGTGATGATTATGAATCCGGATATTATTGTTTTTTCCGGTGTTCTTGAAAAATTAATCCAGTTTTTAGACGAGAGGCAGGACGTGGGAATTGTCGGACCGAAACTCTTAAATCCAGACAAATCATTGCAATATTCTTGTTATCGTTTTCCAGATTTTTGGGAACCGGTTTACCGCCGAACGCCGCTCGGCCGGTTTAATTTTGCTAAAAAGAAACTGGATCAATATTTTATGAAAGATTTTGATCATAATTCCGCGAAAGAAGTTGATTGGCTTTTAGGCGGTTGTCTTTTAATCCGGCGCAAGGCTCTGGAAGATGTTGGTTTTTTGGATGAAAGATATTTTGCTTATTTTGATGATGTTGATTTATGCAGAAGTATGTGGGAGAAAAAATGGAAGGTGGTTTATGATCCAGAAATTTCCGTGATTCATTTCCATCGTCGCGAATCAGCCGAAGGAAATTGGTGGAGCGCAATTTTTAAAAAAGTTACAAGAATCCATTTGGCAAGCTGGCTGAAATATTTTAAAAAATGGGGGAGAAAAACAACAGCAACGGAAAGATAAAAAATAATTGTAAAATTTATGAATTTTAGGGGGACCAATTTTTTGGATATTGTTCGTCCGGCCAGGGCGGAGCGGCGGCGGGCAATTTTGTTTATTAAAATTTTACTTTACTCTTTTGTTGCGGTAGTGGCCGTGAGTTTAATTTTAGTTGGTATTTATTTTGGAACCGCTCGCAAAGTTTACAGCTTGTCGGATCAAGGAAAACAAAATTTAGAATTGGCTTCAAATGAAATTTCTGCGTTGAATTTAGCAAAAGCTGGGATGTATTTAGCGGAGGCGGAAAGTAATTTTAGCGAAGCCGCGGGAAGCTTTAATAAATTAAAATTTTTGAGTAAAATTCCTTGGGTTGGAAATCAGTATGATGCCGCTTCGGGTTTGCTTCAGTCGGGAATCCAGACCTCGTCAGCTCTTCGCGATCTTGTAGGTGTGGCAGAAGAAATTATAAGTGTCATGGGAGACGCGGAAGCGTTGGTGCAGGGAATTCCATCAATTTCCAGCGAAACAAGTTTCGCGGAAATTAGCCCGGAAAAAAAGCGCGAGCTTTTACAAAAACTCTTTGAGTCGCCGCCACGCCTTCAGGGAGCAAAAGCAAAAATAGATTTGGCGTTGCTCGCGCTCGACCAAATTAACGAAGATGATGTTGCGGGTCAGATTTTAAAAATTTTAGCGCCGGTGAGAGAAGCTTTGTTAAAAGTTCAAGGAATACTTGTTAAAGCAATTCCCGCGGCGGAAATTTTGCCAAAAATTGCCGGTTATCCGGAAGGTAAAACTTATCTTTTTCTTTTGCAAAATAGTGACGAACTCCGGCCGACAGGCGGATTTATTGGGACTTACGGAATTGTAAAGGTAAAAGACGGCAATGTGGAAATATTTGATACGGACAATGTTTATGCTCTAGACGGGGCAGCGGCAAGCTATTTGCGAATTACGCCTCCCGCTCCAATTATAAAATATTTAAGAGTTAATGCATGGTTTTTGCGCGACTCAAATTGGTCGCCGGATTTTCCGACCGCGGCGGCGCAAGCTGAATGGTTTTATAAGGCCGAAGGCGGCAGGGAGAAAAAAATTGATGCCGTGATTGCTGTTACGCCGACTTTTATTGAAAATATTTTGCGCCAGATCGGCAATATTGAAATGGACGGAGAAACTTTCACCCCGGAAAATTTGATGGATGTTCTTCAATATAAAGTGGAAAAAGAATATTATGAAAAAGGAATTCCGGAAATTCAAAGGAAAGACATCGTTGGTGATTTAGGAGAAAAGATTTTTGATCGTCTAACAAGTCTTCCGTCATCGCGTTGGTCAAGTCTTTTTAAAGTTGCCGACCAAGCCTTAATCGAAAAACATCTTCTTATTTGGAGTGAGGATCAAGAATTACAATCAATCATTGTCCGCGAAGGTTGGAGCGGAAAAATTTTGGAAACAAGCGGAGACTATCTCTCGGTTATTGATGCAAATTTAGCTGCCTACAAAACCGATGGTGTAATGGATAAAAAAATAAATTATTCTTTGTCAAATGATTCGTCGGGAAATCTTCGCGCTAAAGTAGAAATTAATTACAGAAACAACGGCTCATTCACTTGGAAAACTACGCGCTATAGAACTTACACTAGAATTTATGTTCCGGAAGGGAGTGTTTTAATTGGTGGCAGCGGCATGCTGGAGAATGATAAAATTTTTAATCCGTCTGGACGACCGGGAAAAATTGATGTTGGAGAGGAGGCGGGAAAAACTTATTTTGGCGCTTTCATTTCTATTGAACCGGGAAAAGAGGGAACACTAAGTTTTGAATACGCTTTGCCGGAAAAAATTAATGATCAAGTTAATCAGGGGCTGTATAAATTATTAGTTCAAAAACAATCCGGCACTATCGCTCATCCCTTGACTTTAAACCTTAATTTTGGTAAAAATATTAAACAAGCCAGTCCGGCGGAAGAGCAGAAAAATTGGGGAGATGCGGTATACAAATTACAGACTAATTTAAGAGAAGATAAAACAATTGAAGTCGGATTTTAAATAAGAGATTTATGCTTCGTAAGAAAATCGGCATTGACCTTGGAACAACAAACGTCCTGGTTCATGTTCCAAGAAGGGGAATTATTATTAACGAGCCGTCGGTTGTCGCGCTTTCTGTTTCTGATAGAAAAATTTTGGCTGTTGGCCATGAAGCAAAAGAAATGCTCGGTCGCACCCCAGAGACGATTGTCGCGCGCCGTCCGCTGAAAGACGGCGTGATTGCCGATTACAAAACAACGGAGACCATGCTTAGATATTTTATTAATAAAGCTTTGGGTGGCATGCGACTTTTCCGCCCGGAAGTAATGGTGGCTGTACCAGCGGGAATTACCTCCACGGAAAAAAGAGCGGTAATTGACGCGACGATTACGGCCGGAGCCAAGGCGGCATATGTTATTAAAGAGCCGGTGGTAGCCGCGATCGGCGCTAATATTCCAATCGGCAGCGCCTCGGGCCACATGATTATTGATATCGGCGGCGGCACGTCGGAAATGGCCGTGATTTCTCTCGGCGGGATTGTTTCTTCCGCGTCAGTTCGAATTGGCGGAAATAAATTGGATATGGCTCTAGCTGAGTTTGTCCGCCGAAAATACGGTTTGGCCATTGGCGAGAGAACGGCCGAGCAAATTAAAATAGAAATTGGTTCAGCTCTGTATCTTGAAGATAAATTAAGAATGGAAGTGCGCGGCAGAGATATGATTACGGGTTTGCCGCGAACGATTATTGTTACTTCCGATGACGTGACTGATGCTTTGGGAAACGAGCTAGAAGGCATTATTGCCGCGGTTAAAGAAGTTTTATATAACACTCCGCCAGAACTTTCTGCCGACGTGATTGACAAGGGGATTGTTCTTTCCGGCGGGACAGCGCTTCTTAGAAATCTTGATCAATTAATTTCCCAGGCGACTGGAATTCCTACTTACGTGGCAAATGATCCTTTGCTTTGCGTGGCAAAAGGAACAGGTATTGCCTTGGAAAATTTGGAATCTTACAAGAAGAGTATTTTGGCGACGAAGTAAAAATAATATTTACACATGACGATTGGTATCGACGCCTCGCGCGCCAATAAAATCGAAAAAACCGGTACTGAGTGGTATTCTTATCATTTAATCCAGGAATTAAAAAAAATTACTGATCAAAAAGATCAGTTTATTTTGTATTCGCGGGAAAAATTGAGAAGTGAGTTGGGAGAATTGCCATCAAACTGGCAGAACCGTGTTTTAAATTGGTCGCCCCAAAAATTATGGACGCAGGTGCGATTTTCCGCTGAAATGTGGCAGAGGCCGCCGGAGCTGCTTTTTGTTCCCGCCCACATTCTTCCAACGATTCGTCCGGAAAAAGTTGTGACAACTTGCCATGATGTCGCATTTCTCCGGTTGCCGCAAGTTTACGATTGGGCGGCTTTAAAATATCAGAAGTTAGCCGTGAAGTTTGCTATTCGCCACGCGACAAAAATTATTGCCGTTTCGGAATTTACAAAAAGTGAACTTGTAGAATTTTTTAAAATTTCTCCGGAGCGGATCGTAGTCGTGTCGAACGGTTACGACAGCGAACGGTATAAAATAATTGAGGATAGGGGAGAAGTGGAAAAAGTTTTAATAAAATATAATATTCGTGGCTCATACGTTTTATATACTGGCCGTTTGGAATTGAAAAAAAATATTCCAGGATTGATTGAGGCATTTAAAATTTTGAAAAAAAATTACAAACAGCCATTGAAATTAGTTTTGGTCGGCCAGCCGGGTTTTGGTTTTGAAAAAGTTACAAAAGCGATAATAGAAAATAATTTGTCCGATGAAATAATTATACCCGGCTGGGTGGGAAAAGACGATTTGCCATACTTAATGAACGGCGCGACAGCTTTTGTTTTTCCATCTCTTTACGAGGGTTTTGGCATTCCGGTTTTGGAAGCTATGGCTTGTGGTACGCCGGTTGTTGCTTCTGGAATTCCCGCGCTTCGCGAGGTAGCGGGCGAGGCGGCGTATTTGGTTGACCCGTATTCCGTAGAAAATATTGCCGAGGGGATGAATCGCGTTTTAACTGATGAACATTTACGAGAAGGTTTAAAAATCCGCGGGCTTCGGCGGGTAAAAGATTTTAGTTGGGAAAGGTGTGCGCGGGAAACGTGGAAAGTTTTAGAAAGTATAAAATAAAAAAAGAGAGGCCCGTCCGCAATTAGGATTTAGAGTCCTATTCGCAGGCAGACCTCAATGGGTGGGATAGAAGAGTCCCGAGAATCGAGACTCAGGCGGGAACGAACTAGTAGAGATCGTCGGCGGGATCCTCGAGCTGCCCGCCGGTGGCGAGCAGTCGGATGTGGTCATCATCGCTGGCCCAGGCGATCGCGCGGTCGCGGTCGCGGGTCTGGCGCCAGACACCGTCGGGGTCCCTCTCCAGGTCGGCGGGGTCGTCCTCGCCGTCCTCACCACGCAGATCGGGCGGAAGCAGTTCGCGCAGTTCCTCGGACAGTTCGCCGCGGTTCAAGTCGCACTCCGCGAAACGTCGGCAAGCCATTCTTCCCACTCCTCCTTCCCAACTCCGCTCGGATGAGCGAAGTGATGACCTCCTCCTGATAGCCATCCAGTTGCGTAGAAATTTTTTTCTAACCAACTGGATAATTATCAGGTTTATCCGCCGAAAAGGCGGGATTTTTAAAAAAAGTAGGGGCTTCAAGACTCGCGTCCATCCACCCCCTTGTCATCGCATTGCGCGATATCTTCCCGTTACGGGAAGGGCATTCGGCTTTCCTCCCTCTGCTTGATGCGGGTGTCTGCCGCTGAATGTGGTCCAGAACACCCTGGTAGTGGCCTTGGCGGCTGCCAGCAGCGATAGCGTAATTTCGCCATCACCGTGGTCAGCGCCTTGGCCGTTTGCAATGCCTCATCGCCGTGACAGAGCTTCCCCACGTTCGGTGCCTTTACTTTAACATATTTTAATAATTTTGTCAAGAGTTGTTGACAAAATATACAAAAAGCCCTAAGTTTATAGGGCTTTTCTTTATTCTTTATTTATGTTATGATAGGTGAATAATTAAATAAAAATTGTTAATATTTATGTTGGAAAAAGAATTACAAAAATTAGGCTTATCAGATAAAGAAGCCAAGGTTTATTTATCTTCAATGGAACTTGGCCCATCGCCGGTGCAAAGCATCTCGAGTAAAGCTGGCGTAAATCGTGCTACAACTTATGTGATGATTGAATCGCTAATCGGTCGCGGTTTGATGAGCTCTTTTGAAAAAGGAAAAAAGAGATTTTTTACGGCCGAGTCTCCAGATCAACTCCTCGCTATTCTTCACAAAGAGGAATTGGAGGCAAAAGAAAAAACGCGGCAATTTGAAGGAATTTTGCCGGAGTTAAAAATTCTTTTTTCTGCCGCAGAAGAAAAACCCCGTTTGAGATTTTTTGAGGGCATTGAAGGTCTTAAGGCTATTCAGGAGGATATATTGAAATCAAAATTTGAAAGTTTTGAAGAGGTCGTTGCTCTAGATGAATTTTATAAAATTTTTCCTCCTGATGATAAGGATCATAGAAAAAAGTTAGCCGTTAAGACAGAAAAGATGTTAGTGAGGATTATTTATACTGGAGCTAAAGGAAAAGTTTTAGCAGCAAAAGAAGGGTTGAAAGAAAGAAGATATATTCCACCGGAAAAATTTCCGTTTTCTACAGATATTGTGATTTATGGGACTAAAGTTGCAATCGGAGTTTGTAGAGGTAAAATTATAGGAGTAATTATTGAAAGTAAAGAGGTCAGTGAGGCTTTGCGCGCGATTTTTAATTTGGCCTGGGAGGGTGCAGAAAAATATCAAAAGTAAAATTAAATAAAAAAAGCCCGAGATTGGTGCGCTCTTTCGCTTTGTCGCGATGGCGTTGCCACCAAATTCCCGGGCTGTGCGCCGTGGGAAAATCAGCAGTTTGCATGGTCTCCCAAGCGCGAAGATCGTCAGGATCACGTTGTTGAGTTTGTTGAGCCGTTGCCGTTGAGCGTCGTCACCCACCTTCTCCGCAGTTCGCGGTTCGTCGCTTCTGCAACCACTTCTTGCCTGTGGATTTGCCACCCCAAAACATGATCGAACCTCCTTTCGGAGGACAATATCTGAAGCAGCAAGCCAAGACCCGAAGGCCTCAAAGCTAAGCCGCGCATTTCGGCAATTGTTGTTTGCCTCGCGGCAGTCGCTCGCTGACCTAGAAGAGTCAAGTACCCACTACAACAGAAAAGCCTCCAGTTCGCGGACGGGGAAGCCCCGTCACTTCTGCTTTTAATTTAACATAATCGCAGGGATTTGTCAAGTCAAATTGACAAATTATAAATAAGAGACAATGTTTTCTAATATTATCGGCCATAGAAATATCACAAGTTTTCTGGAAAAAAGCTTGAAAAATTGGGAAATTTCCCATGCGTATTTGTTTTATGGTCCGGCGCATTTAGGCAAAAAAACTGTGACTAGTTGTTTTGCTGAAAGCCTGCTCGGCCAGCCGATTTTAAATCATCCTGATGTTTATGAAGTTCGCCGCGAGCGCAAGGAAAAAGAAGAAAAATTAGCTAAAAATATTAGTATTGAGCAGGTTAGAGAATTTCAACAAAAATTATCTTTAACCTCCTTTTTAAATTCATATAAAATTGGTATTATAGAAGAGGCGGAAACCCTGAGCACTGAGGCGGCCAACAGTTTATTGAAGACCCTGGAAGAGCCGACGCCGAAAACCGTGATTATTCTTCTTTCCGCGACTATTTCTGCCTTGCCGGCGACGATTGTTTCCCGTTGCCAGACTTTGAAATTTTTGCCGGTCGCGAAAGAAAAAATTTATGATCAGCTTTTGAATCTTGGGGCAAGTCGTGATGAGGCAAGAGATTTGGCGGGAATTTCTTGGGGAAAACCAGGGCTTGCGTTTGATTTTTGGAAAGCTAAAAAAGAAGAGGGTAAGGATTCGGCCATGGCAGATTATGAAGAACAGGTGCAAAACATTTTGGATTTAATGAAGGCAGAAACAATGCGCGATAAAATGAAGATTTTTGACGAGGTTTTGGGAAAAGATTCGGGCACGGAAGATTTGTTTGGTTCGTTAAATCAGATTTTAGCTCTCTGGACTTCAGTTTTACGCGACGCGGTAATGCTTCGCCACGGATGTCCGGAACTCGTGGCTAACGCCAAATTTTCTGAAGAGATAAAAAAAGTTTCCAGCCGTTTTAGCGTAGATTTTTTTCCGCGGCTTTGTCGGGAAATCCGGCGCACGGGAAAATATTTTGGAGAAAATTTAAATCCGCGTTTGGTTTTAGAAAATTTATTATTATCATTTTAAAAATGTCATTGCGGGGAGTCCCGACTTTGCTCGGGCAACGCGGCAATCCCATTGCTTGAGATTGCTTCACTTCGTTCGCAATGACAATGTGATTATGAAAAAAATCTATTTTGTTTTTTTTCTTTTGGCTGGTTTGGTTTTGACAGGCGCGGGTTGCATAAGTTTTACCGGCGGTGACCAAAGCGGGACGGACGGCGGGATTTTTAAATCAGTTGATAAGGCGGAAAATTGGTTACAAAAAACGGCGGTGGCGGCAGTGAAGCCGGGAAGTTTGGCAAACGTGAATGTTGTGTCTTTGGTTTTTGATCCGCAAGATTCAAAAACAATGTATTTGGCCACAGCCGAGAATGGCCTTTTTTATACGATTGATGGCGCGGAATCATGGTTTATTGCCGGCTCGCTTTCCGGCGGTAGAATTAATGCCGTGGCGCCGGACGCGAAAGACAAATGCAACCTTTACGCCGCCGCGGGAAATAAAATTTTTAAAACAACAGATTGTACAAGAAGCTGGCAAAATATTTATGTTGATACCAGAGCAGACCAGGTTGTAACCGCGCTCGCGACAGATTCTTACACCCCGAACATAATTTATGCCGGGCTTTCAGGCGGCGATCTTTTGAAATCCACAGATTCCGGAGCGAGTTGGACTGTAATTAAACGTTTTGAAAATGAGGTCAAGAAAATTTTGGTGAATTTTTATGACACAAGAATAATTTATGTGGGCACCCAGGGGCGGGGA is part of the Patescibacteria group bacterium genome and harbors:
- a CDS encoding glycosyltransferase family 2 protein gives rise to the protein MKVSINLVTWNGKKYLPHCLDSIAKQTFRDFSLFILDNGSTDGTVEYLKNSLLPVTNCRLEFNEENIGFAAGHNQAIRTTEGDYVLMLNQDIILEPNFLEEIIKFLDNNKEVAAVTGKLLYWDFANNQKTDLIDSVGIKIFKNHRAIELGAGEMDLEEWSAPREVFGISGAAPVYRRSALSEVAINGEIFDEDFFSYKEDLDLAYRLRLAGFKAWLIPTARGYHDRSARSIAKTDFAVVKARKSKSSFVNYHSYKNHLFFLLKDVPVGVWWRYGYLIKWYEFKKFIYLLIFETRTLGSLGEFFKKFSRMWKKRKWIMKNKKADMAEIKKWFS
- a CDS encoding YtxH domain-containing protein, whose amino-acid sequence is MGKNTFMKGALLGALIGTAVALFTTKKTGKQRQEEFKKAHPELSAKILEAVGKMKVMSKEKYDEIVEKAVMEYGKRKNLAKTQVAAVIKDLKAKWSDVKKQLK
- a CDS encoding SH3 domain-containing protein, with amino-acid sequence MKKQVFSIVVLAALVVGFWPAAEVRAGECCGCDPIYDRDLRGEVIISAYVRNEPCTVNSTILKTVVKGSVIKVIGETDGWYKVELADGTVGWVGQVLMQITSKALTNTSGTTSGTSGSSASTASLAKYLGYIFLAVEKHGEAYYYYPVNQKGYYLGRPADAFNVMRTLGLGATHEFIQNTTYFPSHVVGRILLDVQSHGEAYYIYPKDRKKYYLGRPDDAFRIMRELGLGISNTNLTALPLAQ
- a CDS encoding CDP-alcohol phosphatidyltransferase family protein translates to MVAPVVACLWYGLNILAVVFLSVAVLLDALDGAMARIRNHQTSNGEWLDAYADKLLIVGLLLSYGWDHFPPVLIWLVFTVEIVLCLGRPIKIQLGKSGKANVFGKIKMWLQSAAVIGLAAHADWTLVVANVALWAALGFAALSLAGHIWDIAA
- a CDS encoding glycosyltransferase family 2 protein codes for the protein MKIKDKTKYRILEIIPGALVWVTFILAILLSFWKPLWVIYFVIVFCIYWLFRVLYFVFYMAISWRRFKKDVGTNWREKVQKLPDWQNYYHLIVLPTSKEPIEVLRSTFENLENSHYALDKMIVVFSGEERNKEIFSQNAEIIKKEFGDKFYQLLITMHPDNLVGEIKGKGANAHWAGFKAKELIDELKIPYEKIVVSYFDSDTCVHPEYFACLAYKYITHPKREHAAFQPVALYNNNIWDSMSLMRVAAFGTTFWLLTELAKPDRLFTFSSHSIAFKALVDVDFWQKDVVTDDSRIFLQCFIRYGGDFEVVPMYVPVSMDTVMAETPWRSLVNLYKQQRRWAWGVEHFPYMVWHFSRGTLKTDKGEISVPRIPFWKRVKYLWNLGEGMYSWATAPILMFVLSKLPLWVGKDEIGTTAFFQTAPLVLKWLLTAAMLGMVVSAILFLFLLPPRPKNQSPFKFVIMLVQWALLPVSLILFGAIPAVEAQTRLMLGKYLGFWVTEKARK
- a CDS encoding glycosyltransferase family 2 protein, with translation MDLSIIILNYKARGLLKECLKGIEMVQPKLDYEIIVVDNASGDGTAAMMRENFPDINFISSEENLGYAKGNNLGIQKASGRYVMIMNPDIIVFSGVLEKLIQFLDERQDVGIVGPKLLNPDKSLQYSCYRFPDFWEPVYRRTPLGRFNFAKKKLDQYFMKDFDHNSAKEVDWLLGGCLLIRRKALEDVGFLDERYFAYFDDVDLCRSMWEKKWKVVYDPEISVIHFHRRESAEGNWWSAIFKKVTRIHLASWLKYFKKWGRKTTATER